The genomic region AACCGCTGGCGCGCGTCGCTGGTCAGCGCGAGCTTCTGGCCGGTGCGGGCGATATGGTCGGGATCGAAATACGCGCATTCGATCAGCACGTCGGTCGTCGCATCCGACACGCCCGAATCCTCGCCGCCCATGATGCCGCCGATATCGTGGACGTGTTTGTCGTCCGCGATCACCGTCATCGTTGGGTCGAGCGTATAGGTCTTGCCGTTCAAGGCCAGCACCGTCTCGTCCTCGCGCGCCCTGCGGGCGACGAGCGCGCCGGTCAGCTTCGCGCGGTCATAGACGTGCAGCGGGCGGCCAAGATCGATCGAGACGAAATTGGTGATGTCCACCAGCATCGAGATTGGCTTCTGCCCGATCGCGTTGAGCTTCTGCCGCATCCATTCCGGCGACGCGCCGTTGGCGACGCCCGACACAGCCTGCGCATAGAAAGCGGGACAGCCTTCGGGATCGTCGGTCCGCACGTCCGGCGCGGGGTCGTCGCCCGGCACCGGCGCGATTGCGGCACGATAGACCTCCGCCAGCGGCCGCAGCGTCCCCAGCCCCGCCGCCGCCAGATCGCGCGCGATGCCGCGCACGCCCATGCAGTCCTGCCGGTTGGGCGTGATCGCCACGTCGATCACCGGATCGTCGAGGCCAGCGTAGGCGGGATAAGACGTGCCGACCGGCGCATCGGCGGGAAGCTCGATGATGCCGTCATGATCGTCGCCCAACTCCAGTTCGCGGCTGGAGCACATCATGCCGTTCGATTCGACGCCCCGGATCGCCGCGACCTTCAGCACCATGCCGTTCGCCGGCACCGTCGCGCCCGGCATCCCGAACACGCCGACCAACTCCGCGCGGGCGTTAGGTGCGCCGCACACCACCTGCAGCGGACCATCGCCGGCATCGACCGACAGCACCTGCAGCTTGTCCGCCTGCGGGTGGCGCTCGGCGGTCAGCACCTTCGCGATGCGGAAGGCCGCCAGCTTCTCGCCCGGATTGTCGACTCCTTCGACCTCCAGCCCGATCCGCGTCAGCCCCTCGACGATCGCGTCGAGCGTGGCGTCGGTATCGAGATGCTCCTTGAGCCAGCCCAAAGTGAACTTCATGCGCCCACTCCCCCGCTCAGCGTCGGCACGTCGAGCGCCGAGAATCCGTAATGTTTCAGCCAGCGGATATCGCCGTCGAAGAAGGCGCGCAGATCATCCATGCCGTATTTCAGCATCGCCAGCCGATCGATCCCGCAGCCGAAGGCGAAGCCTTGCCACTCGTCCGGATCGAGCCCGCAGGCGGCGATCACCCTGGGGTGGACCATGCCGGAACCGAGCACCTCCATCCAGCCGCCGCCGGAGCCGCCGATGACGCGCTTGCCCTTCTCCAGCGTATAGCCGACGTCGACCTCCGCCGATGGCTCGGTGAACGGGAAATAGCTCGGGCGCAGGCGCAGCACGATATCGTCGCGCTCGAAGAACGCCTTGAGGAACGTCTCCAGCGTCCATTTGAGGTGGCCGAGCGTGATCCCCTTGTCGATCACCAGCCCCTCGACCTGATGGAACATCGGCGTGTGCGTCGCGTCGCTGTCGGAGCGATAGGTGCGGCCCGGCGCGATGATGCGGATCGGCGGCTTCTGGGCGAGCATCGTGCGGATCTGCACGGGCGAGGTGTGCGTGCGCAGCAGCATCCTGGGCGAGGAACCGAGCCCGGCCGGCGGCGAGCCAAGCTCGCCGTCCGACGACGGGCCTTGCCCGTCGCGGGCCGTTCTCGCCTGCGGCTCGAAATAGAAGGTGTCGTGCATCGCGCGCGCCGGGTGGCTTTCCGGGATGTTGAGCGCGGTGAAATTATGCCAGTCATCCTCAATCTCCGGCCCCGTCGCCACCGCGAAGCCGAGATCGGCGAAGATTTCCGCCAGCTCATCCATCACCTGGCTGACCGGATGGATCGTCCCCGCCAGCGGCGCATCGACCGGCAGCGTCATGTCCAGCCGCTCGCCCGCCAGCCGCGCGTCCAGCGCCGCCGCGTCCAGCGCCGCCTTGCGCGTGGCGATCGCGCTAGTCAGTTCAGCGCGATATTGATGCACGAGCGGGCCGATAACAACGCGCTCCTCTGCGGTCATCTGGCCAAGCTTCTTCAATTCAGCGGTCAGCACGCCTTGCTTTCCGAGAACTGCAACGCGGAGAACCTCAAGCGCCGTCAAATCCGGTGCGGCGTCTACCTGATGAAGATAGGATTCGAGGTAAGTAAGGTCAGACATCTCTCGTTTCCAAAAACCGTTCGCCCTGAGGTTGTCGAAGGGCTGCACTTCTTCGAAGAAAGAGCAGGGCTTCAACAAGCTCAGCCCGAACGGGAGCTCAGAATTCCGAACGGGTCGATACACGCGCTGTAATCATCCCCGCCGGGCACGCAAAGGGCGCGGGTGTCGCCACCCACGCCCTCATTCCGTCGCTACAGTCGAAGGAGCGTTACGCCGCCTGGGGCAGAGCCGCCTTCGCCTGCGCGACGATGGCGGTAAACGCCTCGCCCTCGTGCATCGCGATGTCGGCCAGCACCTTGCGATCCAGCTCGATGCCGGCCAGCTTCAGGCCGTGCATGAACTGGCTGTAGGTCAGCCCCTCGGCGCGGACGCCGGCGTTGATGCGCTGGATCCACAGGCCGCGGAAGGTGCGCTTCTTCACCTTGCGGTCGCGATAGGCGTACTGGCCGGCCTTCTCGACCGCCTGCCGCGCGACGCGGATCGTGTTCTTGCGGCGGCCGCGGTAGCCCTTGGCCTGCTCCAGAATGTTCTTGTGCTTGGCGCGGGTGGTAACACCCCGTTTGACGCGTGCCATCTCTACACCCTCCTCAGTTCAGGCCGTATGGCGCCCAGGCCTTCACGGTCTTCGTGTCGGCGTCCGACAGCACGGTGGTGCCGCGGTTCTGGCGGATATACTTGCCGTTGTGGCTGATGAGGCGGTGGCGCTTGCCGGCGACGCCGTGCTTGAGCTTTCCGGTCGCGGTGAGCTTGAAGCGCTTCTTCACGCCGCTCTTGGTCTTGAGCTTGGGCATTTTCGTCCTTTCTGTTCGGGCGAGGTCAAAACGGCCGCGGCAGCCCTTGTGGCCGGGCCGTTCGTCATGATCCTCGCGCGGGAAGCGGGGCCTTTAGCGGCGGCGCGCGGAAAAAGCAACCGAGGCCGCCGCGCTAGTATCCGGCCGCCAGTCGCGAGCGGATATCGCGACAGCCCGCCGCGATCAGCGCGCCCAGCGCATCCTCATCGACCGGCTTGCCATAGCGCAGCTTCACATGCCGCATGCGCTTGCCGGTGCCTTCGAGCAGGCCCGCCGGATCGGGCAGCGCCGCGCCATGGAAGAAGCCGACGTTCACATGCGCGCTGAAGGCGTCGACGTAACCGAACGCCGCGTCGCCGACACATGCCGTGGGATGGCCGTCGTGCAGCAGCCCGCCGACGTCTGCTCCGCACGCGAGCATGCGCGCGAACCAGCGCCCGGCGAGCGCCCGCAAACCATCGTGATCCGCCGCGAACCACGCCTCGACCCGCGCATCACGCCGGGTTGCGCCCGAAAGCCGGAAAAGCCGGTCTTCATCCACGCAGCTCAGCCCGCCTCGACCTTCGCCGATTTCGGCAACTCGATCGGGCGGCGATCCTCCTCGAAGATGCCGTTCTTCACCCATGTACCGTGCGCGTGGGCAGTGGCCAGCACCTCCCATCCGTCATGTCCGGGCCAGCTTCGTACCCGCACGATCTGCTGCGCGAAGGCGCGATTCGGCTCCATCATCACCCAGCCGAGCGGGCGCGCCGCCGTCGCCCGCGCGCCGGCCGCCGCCGTCGCCGCGCGGATGCGATTCGCGCTATCCTCCGGCAGATATTGCCAGACGACCGAATGCATCAGCACCCTCGTGACGCCCGCCTGCTGCGGCTCCGCGAGCCGCGCCTCCAGCCAGTCGGCGGCATCCGCCCGCACCAGCTCGACCCCACGCTCGCGCTGCATCGCGATCGCGCGGGTCAGCCGCTCCGCCCGCGCGGACGTCTCCGGCCAGACATAGGCGAGGAGCCGCGCCTCCACCGCCGGATCGGTCGCATCGAGCGGCTGGATGTCGCAACCGCGCACCGAGACGATCTCCATCTCGGCCGGCGCGAGCGGCTCGCCGCGCCATTCGGGGCGTATCGTCACCGGCGAATCGGGCGGCCCGAAGCGCGTCCCGCCGAGATCGAAGGCATAACGGTCGATCAGCAGGTTGAGGCCCGCGCTCGATCCGATCTCCAGCAACTCGATCCTCGGGCCATGCCGCCGCGCTATCTCCATCAGCCCGACCATCAGCGCGCCCGAGCGCCCCGGTTCATTGGTCTGCGGCGGACCGTCGAGCCATGGGACCAGCTCCTCGTCGTGCTTCACCAGCGCGGCGTTGAGCGCCGCCGCGATCGCATCAAGCTCCATGATCTTGCCCGCGAACACCGCCGCCAGCCCTTCGTCCCGTCGCTCGCGCACCAGCGCGTGCAGCCCGCCGCACAGGCGCAACGGCAAGGCGTCGCGAGTCGGCTCGCCCGGCCAATCGAGCACCCGCACCCCGGTGCGGCTGTCGCGCCTCAGCCCGTCCGCGATCGCAGCGCACAGCCGCGCATACATCGGCGCGTCCATGTGGCGGCAGTAGAATTCCTGGATGCGAAACGCCTCGCGAACTTCAGCTTCCGTCGCCATACGCGCCCTCCTGCGCCAATATCGCCGCTTATTGCGCCTCCCCACGCCCCCGCGTAAAGGCCGCGCCCGTGAGCGAACCGATCGTCATCGCTGTCCCCAAGGGCCGCATCCTCAGCGAGGCGCTGCCGCTGCTCGCGCGCGCCGGCATCGTGCCAGAGGCCGCGTTCGGCGACGAGGACAGTCGCGCGCTACGCTTCCGCACCGAAACGCCGGCAATCGAGCTGATCCGCGTCCGCGCCTTCGACGTCGCCACCTTCGTCGCGCACGGCGCGGCGCAGCTCGGCATCGTCGGGTCGGACGTGCTGGCCGAATTCGCCTATTCGGAGCTGTACGCGCCGGTCGACCTCGCCATCGGCCATTGCCGCCTGTCGATCGCCGAGCCGGCGGCGCTGGCCGAGCGCGATGATCCGCGCGGCTGGAGCCATGTGCGGGTCGCGACCAAATACCCCCACGTCACCGCCGAGCATTTCGCGCGGCGCGGCGTGCAGGCGGAGTGCATCAAGCTCAACGGCGCGATGGAGCTTGCCCCCACGCTCGGCCTCGCGCCGCGCATCGTCGATCTCGTCTCCTCCGGCCGCACGCTGAAGGAGAACGGCCTCGTCGAGGTGGAGACGATCATGGAAGTCTCCTCCCGCCTCGTCGTCAACCGTGCCGCGATGAAGACGCGCGCCGGGGTGGTGCCCTTGGTCGAGGCGTTCCGGCGCGCGGTGGAGGCATGATCCGGCTCGACGCCTCCGCGAGCGGCTTCGCGCAGGACTTCGCGGCGCTGGTCGATGCGCGGCGCGAGTCGGACGCTGATGTGGCGCGCGACGTGGCCGCGATCCTGCGCGCGGTGCGTGACGGGGGCGATGCGGCGCTGCGCGATCTCACCCGGAAGTTCGACCGCCACGATCTCGACGCGACCAGCTGGCGGATCGCGGCGGAGGATTGCGCCACCGCCTTCGCCGATCTCTCCCCCGATCTGCGCGCCGCGCTGGAACTCGCCGCTTCGCGCATCCGCGCCTATCATGAGAAGCAGCGGCCGGACGATCTCGCCTTCACCGACGAAGCCGGCGTGCGGCTCGGCGCGCGGTGGCGCGCGGTGGACGCGGCGGGCGTCTATGTCCCCGGCGGGCGCGCGGCCTATCCCTCGACCCTGCTGATGAATGCGATTCCCGCGAAGGTCGCGGGGGTCGAGCGGCTGGTGGTGGTGACGCCGACGCCGGACGGGGAGGTCAATCCGCTCGTGCTGGCCGCCGCGCATCTGGCGGGCGCGGACGAAGTGTGGCGCATCGGCGGCGCGCAGGCGATCGCGGCACTGGCGTGGGGGACGGAGAGGATCGCGCGTGTCGATGTCGTCACCGGCCCCGGCAACGCCTGGGTCGCGGAAGCGAAGCGGCAGGTCTATGGCATGGTCGGCATCGACATGGTGGCGGGTCCGAGCGAGATCGTCGTGATCGCCGACGGCGCCAACGACCCGGACTGGATCGCCGCCGACCTGCTCAGCCAGGCCGAGCATGACGTGACCACCCAGTCGATCCTGTTCACCGACGACGCGGGTTTCGCGGACAAGGTCGCGGCGGCGGTGGAGCACCAGCTCGCCACGCTGCCGACGGGCGAGACGGCGCGCGTCGCATGGGAAACGAACGGCGCGATCATTCTGGTACCCGCGCTCGCCGATGCCTGCCCGCTCACCGACGCGCTCGCCCCCGAGCATGTCGAGATCGCGACCGACGATCCCGACGCTTTGTTCGACCGGCTGCGCCACGCCGGCTCCGCCTTCCTCGGCCGGCACACGCCGGAGGCGATCGGCGATTATGTCGCCGGCCCGAATCACGTTCTCCCCACCGGCCGCCGCGCCCGATTCGCCAGCGGCCTCGGCGTCACCGACTTCATGAAGCGTACCAGCTTCCTCCAGCTCGACGCCGACGCGCTGGGCAAGCTCGGCCCGGCGACGGTGGCGCTTGCCAATGCGGAGGGACTGCCCGCCCATGCCGCGTCGGTGGCGCTGCGGCTCGCCAAACGCTGACCGGCGCTCTAAAGGCCCGTCCCATGTCCCGTACCGCAGCACGATCGAAGGC from Sphingomonas sp. CL5.1 harbors:
- the pheS gene encoding phenylalanine--tRNA ligase subunit alpha, with translation MSDLTYLESYLHQVDAAPDLTALEVLRVAVLGKQGVLTAELKKLGQMTAEERVVIGPLVHQYRAELTSAIATRKAALDAAALDARLAGERLDMTLPVDAPLAGTIHPVSQVMDELAEIFADLGFAVATGPEIEDDWHNFTALNIPESHPARAMHDTFYFEPQARTARDGQGPSSDGELGSPPAGLGSSPRMLLRTHTSPVQIRTMLAQKPPIRIIAPGRTYRSDSDATHTPMFHQVEGLVIDKGITLGHLKWTLETFLKAFFERDDIVLRLRPSYFPFTEPSAEVDVGYTLEKGKRVIGGSGGGWMEVLGSGMVHPRVIAACGLDPDEWQGFAFGCGIDRLAMLKYGMDDLRAFFDGDIRWLKHYGFSALDVPTLSGGVGA
- the rplT gene encoding 50S ribosomal protein L20, producing the protein MARVKRGVTTRAKHKNILEQAKGYRGRRKNTIRVARQAVEKAGQYAYRDRKVKKRTFRGLWIQRINAGVRAEGLTYSQFMHGLKLAGIELDRKVLADIAMHEGEAFTAIVAQAKAALPQAA
- the rpmI gene encoding 50S ribosomal protein L35: MPKLKTKSGVKKRFKLTATGKLKHGVAGKRHRLISHNGKYIRQNRGTTVLSDADTKTVKAWAPYGLN
- a CDS encoding DUF1801 domain-containing protein, yielding MDEDRLFRLSGATRRDARVEAWFAADHDGLRALAGRWFARMLACGADVGGLLHDGHPTACVGDAAFGYVDAFSAHVNVGFFHGAALPDPAGLLEGTGKRMRHVKLRYGKPVDEDALGALIAAGCRDIRSRLAAGY
- a CDS encoding DUF2332 domain-containing protein, with product MATEAEVREAFRIQEFYCRHMDAPMYARLCAAIADGLRRDSRTGVRVLDWPGEPTRDALPLRLCGGLHALVRERRDEGLAAVFAGKIMELDAIAAALNAALVKHDEELVPWLDGPPQTNEPGRSGALMVGLMEIARRHGPRIELLEIGSSAGLNLLIDRYAFDLGGTRFGPPDSPVTIRPEWRGEPLAPAEMEIVSVRGCDIQPLDATDPAVEARLLAYVWPETSARAERLTRAIAMQRERGVELVRADAADWLEARLAEPQQAGVTRVLMHSVVWQYLPEDSANRIRAATAAAGARATAARPLGWVMMEPNRAFAQQIVRVRSWPGHDGWEVLATAHAHGTWVKNGIFEEDRRPIELPKSAKVEAG
- the hisG gene encoding ATP phosphoribosyltransferase; its protein translation is MSEPIVIAVPKGRILSEALPLLARAGIVPEAAFGDEDSRALRFRTETPAIELIRVRAFDVATFVAHGAAQLGIVGSDVLAEFAYSELYAPVDLAIGHCRLSIAEPAALAERDDPRGWSHVRVATKYPHVTAEHFARRGVQAECIKLNGAMELAPTLGLAPRIVDLVSSGRTLKENGLVEVETIMEVSSRLVVNRAAMKTRAGVVPLVEAFRRAVEA
- the hisD gene encoding histidinol dehydrogenase, translating into MIRLDASASGFAQDFAALVDARRESDADVARDVAAILRAVRDGGDAALRDLTRKFDRHDLDATSWRIAAEDCATAFADLSPDLRAALELAASRIRAYHEKQRPDDLAFTDEAGVRLGARWRAVDAAGVYVPGGRAAYPSTLLMNAIPAKVAGVERLVVVTPTPDGEVNPLVLAAAHLAGADEVWRIGGAQAIAALAWGTERIARVDVVTGPGNAWVAEAKRQVYGMVGIDMVAGPSEIVVIADGANDPDWIAADLLSQAEHDVTTQSILFTDDAGFADKVAAAVEHQLATLPTGETARVAWETNGAIILVPALADACPLTDALAPEHVEIATDDPDALFDRLRHAGSAFLGRHTPEAIGDYVAGPNHVLPTGRRARFASGLGVTDFMKRTSFLQLDADALGKLGPATVALANAEGLPAHAASVALRLAKR